The following proteins come from a genomic window of Bos mutus isolate GX-2022 chromosome 23, NWIPB_WYAK_1.1, whole genome shotgun sequence:
- the SMIM29 gene encoding small integral membrane protein 29 isoform X1, translating to MSNTTVPNAPQANSDSMVGYVLGPFFLITLVGVVVAVVMYIQKRKRVDRLRHHLLPMYSYDPAEELHEAEQELLSDVGDPKVVHGWQSGYQHKRMPLLDVKT from the exons ATGAGTAACACCACAGTGCCCAATGCCCCGCAGGCCAACAGCGACTCCATGGTGGGCTATGTGTTGGGACCCTTCTTCCTCATCACCCTGGTCGGGGTGGTGGTGGCTGTG GTGATGTACATCCAGAAGAGAAAACG GGTGGACCGGCTTCGCCATCACCTGCTCCCCATGTACAGCTACGACCCTGCCGAGGAGCTGCACGAGGCCGAGCAGGAGCTGCTGTCGGATGTGGGGGACCCCAAG GTGGTCCACGGCTGGCAGAGTGGCTACCAGCACAAGCGGATGCCCTTGTTGGATGTCAAGACGTGA
- the SMIM29 gene encoding small integral membrane protein 29 isoform X2 produces the protein MSNTTVPNAPQANSDSMVMYIQKRKRVDRLRHHLLPMYSYDPAEELHEAEQELLSDVGDPKVVHGWQSGYQHKRMPLLDVKT, from the exons ATGAGTAACACCACAGTGCCCAATGCCCCGCAGGCCAACAGCGACTCCATG GTGATGTACATCCAGAAGAGAAAACG GGTGGACCGGCTTCGCCATCACCTGCTCCCCATGTACAGCTACGACCCTGCCGAGGAGCTGCACGAGGCCGAGCAGGAGCTGCTGTCGGATGTGGGGGACCCCAAG GTGGTCCACGGCTGGCAGAGTGGCTACCAGCACAAGCGGATGCCCTTGTTGGATGTCAAGACGTGA
- the HMGA1 gene encoding high mobility group protein HMG-I/HMG-Y, producing MSESSSKSSQPLASKQEKDGAEKRGRGRPRKQPPKEPSEVPTPKRPRGRPKGSKNKGAAKTRKTTTTPGRKPRGRPKKLEKEEEEGISQESSEEEQ from the exons ATGAGCGAGTCGAGCTCGAAGTCCAGCCAGCCCCTGGCCTCCAAGCAGGAGAAGGACGGCGCTGAGAAGCGCGGGCGGGGCCGGCCTCGCAAGCAGCCTCCG AAGGAGCCCAGTGAAGTGCCAACACCTAAGAGACCTCGGGGCCGACCGAAGGGGAGCAAAAACAAGGGTGCCGCCAAGACCCGG AAAACCACCACAACTCCAGGGAGAAAACCAAGGGGCAGACCCAAAAAACTG gagaaggaggaagaagagggcatcTCGCAGGAGTCCTCAGAGGAAGAGCAGTGA